A single Acidaminococcus sp. DNA region contains:
- a CDS encoding small basic family protein, with protein MIYAILGLAAGIAIGIYLPVFPQFYTKLVAVAFMASLDAAFGGLRAVKEGTYDSSIFISGFFANGLFAVFLCYFGMRLGIDLYYVALVAFGLRIFNNIAIIRRLFMKK; from the coding sequence ATGATTTACGCCATCCTGGGTCTTGCTGCCGGTATTGCTATCGGCATCTATTTACCGGTTTTTCCCCAGTTTTATACCAAGCTGGTGGCGGTCGCCTTTATGGCTTCTCTGGACGCCGCGTTTGGCGGCCTGCGTGCCGTGAAAGAAGGAACCTATGACAGCAGTATCTTTATCAGTGGCTTTTTTGCGAACGGTCTTTTCGCTGTTTTTCTCTGTTATTTCGGAATGAGACTCGGCATTGACCTTTACTACGTGGCCCTTGTTGCGTTCGGGCTGCGGATTTTCAACAATATTGCCATTATTCGCCGTTTGTTTATGAAGAAATAA
- the ftsZ gene encoding cell division protein FtsZ: MFEPEKEKAAQQPLEKIKVIGVGGGGNNAVNRMIDTGLQGVEFIAVNCDAQALQTSKAPTKLQIGEEVTKGLGAGADPEKGEQAAEESKDQIAELLKGADMVFVTAGMGGGTGTGAAHIVAECAKEAGALTVGVVTKPFTFEGRRRYNVAEQGIANLKAKVDALITIPNDRLLQVVDRRTSMVDAFKIADDVLRQGVQGISDLISVPGLINVDFNDVKTIMSNAGSAMMGIGTANGEEGAAAAAEAAVKSPLLDSTISGAKGVLLNITGGPNLSLIDVNEASKIITDAVDPDATIIFGATIDEKMDDAIRVTVIATGIDDGTAGAKGPKPMNFKKPETPQSKLTKSAENAAASKISSFNSPTNEIPPWLRK; the protein is encoded by the coding sequence ATGTTTGAACCCGAGAAGGAAAAGGCTGCACAACAGCCCCTGGAAAAAATCAAAGTTATCGGTGTCGGCGGCGGCGGAAATAACGCTGTCAACCGTATGATCGATACAGGGCTGCAGGGCGTTGAATTCATCGCTGTCAACTGCGATGCACAGGCTCTGCAAACGTCCAAAGCTCCCACCAAGCTGCAAATTGGTGAAGAAGTAACGAAGGGCCTTGGTGCCGGTGCTGACCCGGAAAAAGGCGAGCAGGCTGCTGAGGAATCCAAGGACCAGATTGCCGAACTGCTGAAGGGCGCTGACATGGTCTTCGTTACTGCCGGCATGGGCGGCGGTACCGGTACGGGTGCAGCCCACATTGTCGCTGAATGTGCAAAAGAAGCAGGCGCTCTGACCGTCGGCGTTGTTACCAAACCGTTTACGTTTGAAGGACGCCGTCGTTACAACGTGGCTGAACAGGGTATTGCTAACCTGAAAGCCAAAGTTGATGCGCTCATCACGATTCCGAACGATCGTCTGCTGCAAGTGGTAGACAGAAGAACTTCCATGGTAGATGCCTTCAAGATTGCCGATGATGTCCTGCGTCAGGGCGTACAAGGTATTTCTGACCTTATCAGTGTGCCGGGCCTTATCAACGTGGACTTCAATGATGTAAAGACCATTATGTCCAACGCCGGCTCCGCTATGATGGGTATCGGTACGGCTAACGGTGAAGAAGGCGCTGCTGCTGCCGCTGAAGCTGCTGTAAAGAGCCCGCTGCTCGACAGCACCATTTCCGGTGCCAAGGGCGTACTGCTCAACATCACGGGCGGCCCGAACCTGTCCTTGATTGATGTCAACGAAGCTTCCAAGATTATTACCGATGCTGTAGACCCGGATGCTACCATTATTTTTGGTGCTACCATTGATGAAAAGATGGATGACGCTATCCGCGTCACCGTCATTGCCACGGGTATCGACGATGGTACGGCTGGTGCCAAGGGACCGAAACCGATGAACTTCAAGAAGCCGGAGACCCCGCAAAGCAAGCTGACGAAGTCCGCTGAAAATGCGGCTGCATCCAAGATCAGCTCCTTCAACAGCCCGACCAACGAGATTCCGCCCTGGCTGCGTAAATAA